In the genome of Natronorubrum daqingense, the window ACGTAGTGGGCGGTGACGCCGGCCACGCGGACACCCTCTTCGACGGCCTGCCGGTAGGCTTCCGCGCCGGGGAAGGCTGGCAGCAGCGACGGGTGGATGTTGATGATGCGGTCCTCGTAGCGAAAGACGACGTTGGGGCTGAGGATCCGCATGTACCGGGCGAGGACGATCAGGTCGACGTCGTAGTCGGCGAGTAACTCGAGGAGTTCGTCCTCGTTCTGTTGGCCGCCCTCGTCGCCGATGTCGTGAAACGGCACGTCGTAGTGTTCGGCGAGTGGTTGGAGGTCGTCGTGGTTGCCGATGACGACGCCGATATCTGCCCCCAGTTCGTCGTTGGCCCACGCCTCGAACATCGCCTCGAGGCAGTGGCTCTCTTTCGTGACGAGGACGGCGATTCGCTGGTGGTCGCGGTCGGCGGGGAAGCGAACTTGCACGTCGAGTCCGAGGTCGTCGCCGAGGTCGTGGAGGTCTGCCCGAAGCGTCTCCTTCGTACAGACCATCTCCTCGGTGTCGACGGCCAGATACATTCGAAAGACGCCGTCGCGAACGGCTTGATCGAGGTCTTCGATGTTGATGCCGCGCTCGAAGAGGAGGCTGGTCACGCGAGCGATGAGCCCGGTGTCGTCGTCTCCAATGACGGTGATTTCAGTGACATCGGTCGTCATCGCAGCCACCTCCGCTCGAGCGAATATGTAGTCATCACTACGTGATTCAGTCGACGTGTGGTCAAAAGTCCTGCTTTCTGTGGACGAGTCTGAGAATAGAACGATACCATGATACCCTCTCCTTCTACGAATTATTAGCAATTACTAGGGTAGGTTTATTAATAACGCGTCGGCTAGTGCGAGTACCGAATGACGCTTTCACGCACACTCGACGTCGCGATCGTCGGTGCTGGACCCGCAGGCGTCGGTACGGCAGTCGCACTCGAGCGACTCGACGTCGAATACGTCGTCCTCGAGCGCGAGTGTATCGGTGCCTCGTTTCGACAGTGGCCCGCGGAAATGGAGTTGTTGACGCCGTCGTTTCCGGCCAACGCGTTCGGCGTTCGCGATCTGAACGCGATCACGCTCGATACCTCGCCGGCGCTCGCCCTCGACAGCGAGCACCCGACCGGCGACCAGTACGCAGAGTACCTCGAGGCGGTCGCCGAGTTTCACGAACTCCCGATCGAGACGGGAGTCGACGTCGACGCCGTCGTTCCCGACGCCGGATCGTCGGAGTCATCGGACGGAGACGACGCGACAGCCGCGGACGGGTTCACCCTCGAGACGAGCGAGGGTCGACTCGAGGTTGCGTCCGTCGTCTGGGCAGCGGGACAGTATCAGTATCCCTCGAGTGGGTCGATCCCCGGTGCGTCTAGCGCGATTCACGTGTCGACGATCGACTCGTGGGCGGCCCACGCCGATCGGTGGTCGGGCGAGGACGGTTCGCCGGACGAAAGCGACCAGACTGTGGCGGCGTCGACGCCGTCCGCGTCCTCACAGTCCCCAGCATCGCCGCTTGCGGCCGACGGGGCTGGTGTCAGTCCCCCGTCTGCTGACGACGTCGTGATCGTCGGCGGCGCAGAGAGTGGTATCGACGCTGCACTCGGGTTGGCGGATACCGGCCTCTCCGTCACCGTCGTAGATCCCGACGGCCCGTGGCAGTATCGCAGCCCCGACCCCAGTGAGGTTCTCTCCCCGCGAACGACGGACCGACTCGAGGCGGCACTCGACGCCGAGCAGCCGATTACACTCGTCACCGACGCTCGCGTCGAGCGAATCGAACGCGAGGAAACGGGCACGGATTCCTCGAGTGAAGCGAGGGTCGAAACGCGAACTGACCCGTCTGACGGACCTGAGACGCCCGGCTCGACCGTCGAGCGCGCTGGCTACGCGGTGGTCACCGACGACGGGAATCGGATTCACTCGCGCACGCCACCGGTTCTCTCGACAGGGTTCGAGGGGAGTATCACGCTCGTCGACGACCTGTTCGCGGTCGACGAACACGGATTCCCCGAACTCACCGACCAGGATGAATCGACTGCGACGTCCGGCCTGTTCCTCGTCGGCCCGCAGGTCGCCCACGAGGGCCAGCAGTTTTGTTTCATCTACAAGTTCCGCCAGCGCTTCGCCGTCGTCGCCGAGGCTATCGGCGACAGACTCGAGGCCGAAACGACTCCACTCGAGGCCTATCGCGAGAAACGGATGTTCCTCGAGAACCTCGAGTGCTGTGAACCGTCGTACTGTGACTGCTAGGTGCCTTGAGTCCCGAGCGTGTCGAAATCGCCACTGACGACTCGGTTTCGCGCTCGCCGAACACGCCGGGATGGCAGCGACGACAGCGACGGCTGCGAAGGCAGCAACGCGACGGAAGCGGCAAAGTCGGGAGGGGTGTTTCTCGGCCAACCGTCAGTGCCTCAACCGTTAGTGCGTCGTGTGAATGTGCTCGCGAAGCTCGTCGGTTTCGGTGAACGAGTCGTCGCAGACGGCGCAGGTGTTGTGGTGCAGTGCAACGTGCTGGGTCACGCCAGCAGCGGATCGGAACGATTCGTCGCAGTTCGAGCAGTTGTAGGACATCGTGTGTGTCTATGACAGACACTCCTAAAAAGGACGGCCGATACATCGCCGGCGTCTCGAATACGCTCAGACGAGGTCCGTCGCTCGACGCTGCAACGACGGCTCGAGCGTCGTGTCCTCGGCCAGTTCCTCGAGTTCCGCATTCGCGTTACGATCGTTCAGACACTCGAGTGCCTGACGGCGAAACTCCCCGCGAAGGCCGCCCATCTGGACGAGCAGTGCGAGATGTCTGTGTTCGTCCCGTTCGGCCAGCCTCTCGATGGCCTCACGGCGGGTGGTGTGGTGGACAGCTGATTTGACGGCGGTCTGGAATGGCGTTGACATCGTGGGTTCGTTGGGTTGGCTGCTGGGTTCGTTGGGTTGGCTGCTGGGTTTGCCGCGTCGACTGCAGGGTTCGTCGCGTCGGCTGTTCTGTGATCGATACGTCCTCGGCTATCGAATTTCGTCTCGAGAGACGAACGCCGAGCCGGTTGCACGGATCCACGTCTCCTCGAGCGTGGCGGCCGTCACCGACGAGTAGATGGTACAGGTGTCGGGACGGGTTTCGGTTCGCTCGACGTACGCCTGGTAACACGGCGACACGTCGCCGTCCGGCGACGATGGCTCGGAAGACGTCCTCGAGTGCATCCTTTCGATACTATTGGTACTATCAGTACTACCGGTACCGTCGGTGCTGGCGTCTGGCTCGGTTTCGCCGTCGGTGTTTCCGTCGGTCATCGTGGGAGTGAGTCAGTCTGCAATGCCGAGTTCCTCCGTGCGGTCGTGTGCGTGCTCACGCTGGTCGTCGTTCTCGTGTCGGTTCGCCGTCTCGCTGCCATCGGCTGTGTCTGCATCGTCATCTGCGTCGGCCTCGAGTTCGGCTTCGGGCGGCTCGAACGTCGGGAATCGATCCTCGAACGTCGCGTCGGCCGCCAGTTCGTCGTCGGTGGCCAGACACTCCCGGAGGTCGGCCCGAAGCGAGTCGTGATCCATCTCGGTGCCGATGACGACGAGTCGAGTGTTGCGATCGCCCCAGCGTTCGTGCCAGTGGGCCTCGAGTTCGGGGTTGTCCTCGAGGTGCTCGCGACGCTCCTCGGCCGGGAGTGAATCGACCCACCGCCCGCCAGGGCCGACGCGGATCGACTGCCCGGCCACGTTGAACGTAAACGCCTCGTCCTCGCGGCTCACGTTTCGTTCTGCGTTCACGGTTGCATCGCTCTCTTCACCGGCGTCCTCGCTGCTCGCGATCCAGAAGTGACCTTTCGCTCGAACGACCGCGTCGGGGAATCGATCGAGGAGGTCGGCGAAGCGCTCGGGGTGAAACGGCCGGCGCGCCTCGAAGACGAACGAGGTGACGCCGTGTTCTTCCTCGGCCGACGCGTGGGGCTCCTCGAGTTCGCGGATCCAGCCCGCTGACTGGCTGGCAGCGTCGAAATCGAACCGGCCGGTGTCGACGAGGTGTGCGGGGTCGACGCGGCCGTGTTCGGTGCGAACGATCTCGGCGCGCGGCTGGAGCACCTCGAGCGTCGCTTCGATTTCGGCGAGCGTGTCGTCGTCGACGAGGTCGCACTTGTTCAGGAGGAGGACGTCACAGAACTCGACTTGTTCGACGACGAGGTCGCCGAGGTGCTTCTCGGTCCCGTCGTCGTCGAGCAGTTCGTCGGATTCCATCGCCGTCCGGAACTGGTGGGCGTCGACGACCGTCACGGCCGTATCGAGGTGACAGCCCTCGAGCGGTTCGATACCGGTCTCTTCGTAGAACTCCGTGGGATCGAGGTCGGCCTGATCGAATCCGAGCGTCAGCGTCTGCGCGACGGGGAGTGGCTCGGCGACGCCGGTCGACTCGACGACGATGGCGTCGAACTCGCGCGCTCGAGTGAGTTCGCCGACGGCGTCGAGTAAGTCTCCGCGGAGCTCACAACAGATACAGCCGTTCGAGAGTTCGACGAGCTCTTCGTCTTCGTCCGCGATATCCGAGGATTCGGCGACGAGTTCGGCGTCCACGTTCACTTCGCCCATGTCGTTGACGAGAACGGCGAGCTCTCTGTCGTCGCTCTCGCGGA includes:
- a CDS encoding formyltetrahydrofolate deformylase, translated to MTTDVTEITVIGDDDTGLIARVTSLLFERGINIEDLDQAVRDGVFRMYLAVDTEEMVCTKETLRADLHDLGDDLGLDVQVRFPADRDHQRIAVLVTKESHCLEAMFEAWANDELGADIGVVIGNHDDLQPLAEHYDVPFHDIGDEGGQQNEDELLELLADYDVDLIVLARYMRILSPNVVFRYEDRIINIHPSLLPAFPGAEAYRQAVEEGVRVAGVTAHYVTTDLDQGPIISQRAFDVPDDADLEEMKKRGQPLEADALLEAVKLHLNGDVSVHRGRTSVRENGTEYQLGLPEELEEFTPDRPVDGIGSAVANNQ
- a CDS encoding NAD(P)/FAD-dependent oxidoreductase codes for the protein MTLSRTLDVAIVGAGPAGVGTAVALERLDVEYVVLERECIGASFRQWPAEMELLTPSFPANAFGVRDLNAITLDTSPALALDSEHPTGDQYAEYLEAVAEFHELPIETGVDVDAVVPDAGSSESSDGDDATAADGFTLETSEGRLEVASVVWAAGQYQYPSSGSIPGASSAIHVSTIDSWAAHADRWSGEDGSPDESDQTVAASTPSASSQSPASPLAADGAGVSPPSADDVVIVGGAESGIDAALGLADTGLSVTVVDPDGPWQYRSPDPSEVLSPRTTDRLEAALDAEQPITLVTDARVERIEREETGTDSSSEARVETRTDPSDGPETPGSTVERAGYAVVTDDGNRIHSRTPPVLSTGFEGSITLVDDLFAVDEHGFPELTDQDESTATSGLFLVGPQVAHEGQQFCFIYKFRQRFAVVAEAIGDRLEAETTPLEAYREKRMFLENLECCEPSYCDC
- a CDS encoding C2H2-type zinc finger protein, coding for MSYNCSNCDESFRSAAGVTQHVALHHNTCAVCDDSFTETDELREHIHTTH
- a CDS encoding DUF7511 domain-containing protein, with protein sequence MTDGNTDGETEPDASTDGTGSTDSTNSIERMHSRTSSEPSSPDGDVSPCYQAYVERTETRPDTCTIYSSVTAATLEETWIRATGSAFVSRDEIR
- a CDS encoding GTP-binding protein, with amino-acid sequence MPDNSIPVTVLSGILGAGKTTVLNHVLRESDDRELAVLVNDMGEVNVDAELVAESSDIADEDEELVELSNGCICCELRGDLLDAVGELTRAREFDAIVVESTGVAEPLPVAQTLTLGFDQADLDPTEFYEETGIEPLEGCHLDTAVTVVDAHQFRTAMESDELLDDDGTEKHLGDLVVEQVEFCDVLLLNKCDLVDDDTLAEIEATLEVLQPRAEIVRTEHGRVDPAHLVDTGRFDFDAASQSAGWIRELEEPHASAEEEHGVTSFVFEARRPFHPERFADLLDRFPDAVVRAKGHFWIASSEDAGEESDATVNAERNVSREDEAFTFNVAGQSIRVGPGGRWVDSLPAEERREHLEDNPELEAHWHERWGDRNTRLVVIGTEMDHDSLRADLRECLATDDELAADATFEDRFPTFEPPEAELEADADDDADTADGSETANRHENDDQREHAHDRTEELGIAD